In a single window of the Tellurirhabdus bombi genome:
- a CDS encoding NIPSNAP family protein, whose protein sequence is MSTYSKTSHVLFFSLAFLLVASAIQVVGFAPKREFYQLKIYHLKDDSQQERLEKYLEQAYLPALHRAGVGKVGVFKPAPAAATGNTPAEKLVYLLIPFKSSEQVFRLPETLAKDKQYQTAAQDYINAEYNNPVFSHFETIVMEAFATMPTLATPSLKASPAERVYELRSYEAATEKLHENKIRQFDNGELGIFKRLGFNTIFCGQVKAGHHMPNMMYMTSFENKAERDAHWKAFSADPEWKKLNSLPEYAHNFLRADIFLLHPTAYSEI, encoded by the coding sequence ATGTCTACTTATTCTAAAACATCGCACGTTCTCTTTTTTTCGCTTGCTTTTTTGCTGGTAGCGAGTGCTATTCAGGTGGTTGGGTTCGCTCCAAAACGCGAGTTTTACCAACTTAAAATTTATCACCTTAAAGACGACAGCCAGCAGGAACGCCTGGAAAAATACCTGGAACAGGCTTATTTGCCCGCCCTGCACCGCGCGGGTGTCGGTAAGGTGGGCGTTTTTAAGCCCGCGCCAGCCGCCGCTACGGGCAATACTCCTGCCGAAAAGCTGGTTTATTTGCTGATCCCGTTTAAGTCGTCCGAGCAGGTTTTCCGGCTGCCCGAAACTTTGGCCAAAGATAAGCAGTACCAAACTGCCGCCCAGGATTACATCAATGCCGAATACAACAACCCTGTTTTCAGCCATTTTGAAACGATTGTGATGGAAGCTTTCGCCACGATGCCAACCCTCGCAACGCCTTCGCTGAAAGCCAGCCCAGCCGAGCGGGTTTACGAACTGCGCAGCTACGAAGCCGCCACGGAAAAGCTGCACGAAAACAAAATCCGGCAGTTCGATAATGGCGAATTAGGCATTTTCAAGCGATTGGGTTTTAACACCATTTTTTGTGGGCAGGTTAAAGCGGGGCATCACATGCCGAACATGATGTACATGACCTCCTTCGAAAACAAAGCGGAGCGTGATGCCCACTGGAAAGCCTTCAGCGCCGACCCGGAATGGAAAAAACTCAATTCCCTGCCCGAATACGCCCATAATTTTCTGCGAGCAGACATCTTTC
- a CDS encoding pyruvate dehydrogenase complex dihydrolipoamide acetyltransferase, with the protein MAELIRMPKMSDTMTEGVIAEWHKKVGDTVKSGDVLAEVETDKATMDLEAYDEGTLLYIGVEKGQAVAIDAVIAVVGEKGEDYQALLDGDGGNGAPAEEPKANEKKEASPAPTPEGGKADEKASKTELPDQKAVAAAPAEDVNATIVRMPKMSDTMTEGTLVKWLKKEGDTVKSGDILAEVETDKATMDLEAYEEGTLLYVGVKEGDAVAVDAVIAVIGEKGANFKVLIEGGSGSGESSDSSSGSSTAEQNPQADLPANADTDLSYGGGDKGHSANAEADRVKASPLAKRIAEDKGISLGEVKGTGPEGRIVKRDVETFKPSEKAAPAAQPAEKPAEKAAPAAQSAPAPAAQSAPASGEYEDIPVTQMRKTISRRLTESQFGAPHFYLTMEINMDKAIDLRGKVNEVASAKVSFNDFVIKAAALALKKHPAVNSSWLGDKIRRYKYVNIGVAVAVDEGLLVPVIRNADQKTLSTVAGEVKELAGKAKDKKLQPKDWEGSTFSISNLGMFGIDEFTAIINPPDSCILAVGAIKQTVKFEGEVAKPTNVMKVTLSCDHRTVDGASGAAFLQTLKGFLEDPMKMLV; encoded by the coding sequence ATGGCAGAATTAATCCGGATGCCTAAGATGAGCGACACCATGACCGAAGGTGTCATCGCCGAGTGGCATAAGAAAGTGGGCGATACCGTCAAGTCCGGCGATGTCCTGGCCGAAGTTGAAACCGACAAGGCTACGATGGATCTGGAAGCATATGACGAAGGAACGCTTCTCTATATTGGTGTTGAAAAAGGCCAGGCTGTAGCCATCGATGCCGTCATTGCGGTGGTTGGTGAAAAAGGCGAAGATTATCAGGCGCTGCTGGATGGTGATGGTGGCAACGGTGCCCCCGCCGAAGAGCCAAAAGCAAACGAAAAGAAAGAAGCATCGCCCGCCCCTACCCCCGAAGGAGGGAAGGCAGACGAGAAAGCGTCTAAAACCGAACTGCCCGATCAGAAGGCGGTCGCCGCAGCTCCCGCCGAGGATGTCAATGCAACGATTGTCCGAATGCCAAAAATGAGCGATACCATGACCGAAGGCACGCTCGTTAAGTGGTTGAAAAAAGAAGGCGATACCGTTAAGTCCGGTGATATTCTGGCCGAAGTCGAAACCGACAAGGCAACAATGGATCTGGAAGCTTACGAAGAAGGCACGTTGTTATACGTTGGCGTTAAAGAAGGCGATGCCGTAGCGGTGGATGCCGTTATTGCGGTCATCGGTGAAAAAGGGGCCAACTTTAAAGTATTGATAGAAGGAGGTTCCGGATCGGGTGAATCGTCTGATTCCTCATCGGGTTCATCCACGGCGGAGCAAAACCCGCAGGCGGACCTACCCGCCAACGCCGATACGGATCTTTCTTACGGTGGCGGCGATAAAGGCCATTCGGCCAATGCTGAAGCCGACCGCGTTAAAGCGTCTCCGCTGGCCAAACGCATTGCCGAAGACAAAGGAATCAGTCTGGGCGAAGTGAAAGGAACTGGGCCGGAAGGACGCATTGTGAAACGCGATGTGGAAACCTTCAAGCCTTCGGAAAAAGCAGCCCCCGCAGCGCAACCCGCCGAAAAACCAGCGGAGAAAGCAGCACCGGCCGCTCAGTCGGCTCCGGCACCAGCCGCTCAGAGTGCACCTGCGTCGGGCGAGTACGAGGATATTCCGGTTACGCAGATGCGTAAAACGATTTCTCGTCGTTTGACCGAAAGCCAGTTTGGAGCACCGCATTTCTATCTGACGATGGAAATCAACATGGACAAAGCAATCGATTTGCGCGGTAAAGTCAACGAAGTCGCGTCGGCGAAGGTGTCGTTCAACGATTTCGTGATCAAGGCGGCGGCGCTGGCCCTGAAAAAACACCCGGCCGTCAATTCTTCGTGGTTGGGCGACAAGATCCGTCGTTACAAATACGTCAACATTGGAGTCGCCGTGGCGGTTGATGAAGGTTTGTTAGTACCCGTTATTCGCAATGCCGATCAGAAAACGCTGTCAACCGTTGCCGGAGAAGTGAAAGAACTGGCCGGAAAAGCGAAAGACAAAAAACTGCAACCGAAAGACTGGGAAGGCAGTACGTTCTCAATTTCGAACCTAGGTATGTTTGGTATCGATGAGTTTACGGCCATCATCAACCCACCTGATTCGTGTATTCTGGCGGTTGGTGCCATCAAACAGACGGTTAAGTTTGAAGGCGAGGTCGCTAAGCCAACCAATGTCATGAAAGTAACGCTCTCCTGCGATCACCGTACGGTTGATGGCGCGAGCGGTGCTGCTTTCCTGCAAACGCTGAAAGGCTTCCTGGAAGATCCAATGAAAATGCTGGTTTAA